In Pedobacter sp. WC2423, the following are encoded in one genomic region:
- a CDS encoding META domain-containing protein, whose protein sequence is MRRTTLMVLTVIGTLTSCNALKNTVEASSDLSKLGGTWELNYISGPRIAFNGLYPGRKPTLNFDLADKKVSGNSSCNSFSGKLNADDTSISFNEPMAVTKMACPGEGESVFFETLKKVNKYSVKGDTILNFMMGDIAIMRFKKIK, encoded by the coding sequence ATGAGAAGGACGACATTGATGGTACTTACAGTTATTGGCACTTTAACTTCCTGTAATGCCTTAAAGAATACGGTAGAAGCAAGTTCAGATTTATCCAAGCTCGGAGGAACATGGGAACTGAATTATATCTCAGGCCCGAGGATTGCTTTCAATGGTTTATATCCAGGCAGGAAACCAACCCTGAATTTTGACCTGGCAGACAAAAAGGTAAGCGGTAACAGCAGCTGTAACTCTTTCTCGGGAAAATTGAATGCAGACGACACCTCCATTAGCTTTAATGAACCAATGGCAGTTACAAAAATGGCCTGCCCTGGTGAAGGAGAATCTGTTTTCTTTGAAACCTTAAAAAAAGTAAATAAATACTCCGTCAAAGGAGATACGATACTTAATTTTATGATGGGCGATATCGCTATTATGCGATTCAAAAAGATAAAATAA
- the metF gene encoding methylenetetrahydrofolate reductase [NAD(P)H], protein MKITDHVTNAKGKTLFSFELLPPVKGKSITDIYDAIDPLMEFNPPFIDVTYHREDYIYKQHDNGLLEKVSYRKRPGTVAICAAIMNKYKVDAVPHLICGGFTKEETENALIDLQFLGIDNVLVLRGDARHADSTFIPTPGGHAYATDLLGQVNDMNNGKYLFEDHSAFQTDFCIGVAGYPEKHFEAPNLKADFKYLKQKVDMGAEFIVTQMFFDNAKYCDFVAQCRSNGINVPIIPGLKPITSSKQLISLPKIFHIDLPEDLTEAVQECKNEKDVKEVGIEWMIQQCKELIKVGAPVLHFYTMSNPEPTKRIARAVF, encoded by the coding sequence ATGAAGATCACCGACCACGTTACCAACGCCAAGGGTAAAACCTTGTTTTCTTTTGAGCTGCTGCCGCCAGTTAAAGGAAAAAGCATTACTGATATTTATGATGCCATAGACCCTTTGATGGAATTTAATCCACCCTTCATTGATGTGACCTATCATAGAGAAGATTATATCTACAAACAGCATGACAACGGCTTGCTGGAAAAAGTTTCTTACCGTAAACGTCCGGGTACAGTAGCCATTTGTGCTGCGATCATGAACAAATACAAAGTAGATGCTGTTCCGCATTTAATTTGTGGTGGCTTTACCAAAGAAGAAACTGAAAATGCACTGATTGACCTTCAATTTTTAGGTATTGATAATGTATTGGTTTTACGTGGAGACGCAAGACACGCAGATTCAACCTTTATTCCTACTCCTGGTGGCCACGCTTATGCCACTGATCTGTTAGGCCAGGTTAATGATATGAACAATGGGAAATATCTTTTTGAAGATCATTCAGCTTTCCAGACAGATTTCTGTATTGGGGTGGCAGGTTATCCCGAAAAGCATTTTGAAGCCCCTAACTTAAAGGCTGATTTTAAATACCTGAAACAAAAAGTAGATATGGGTGCAGAATTTATTGTGACCCAAATGTTCTTTGATAATGCTAAATACTGTGATTTTGTTGCCCAGTGCAGATCAAACGGGATAAATGTCCCCATTATTCCCGGACTTAAACCAATTACGTCCTCTAAACAACTGATCAGTTTACCAAAAATATTCCATATCGATTTGCCAGAAGATCTGACAGAAGCCGTGCAGGAATGTAAAAATGAGAAAGATGTAAAAGAGGTAGGAATAGAATGGATGATCCAGCAGTGCAAAGAGTTAATCAAAGTCGGCGCTCCTGTACTTCACTTTTATACCATGAGTAACCCTGAACCGACAAAAAGAATTGCCCGCGCAGTTTTCTAA